TAGGGGCGGCTCTATTGATGCATCGGTTTCATGTGCTGGCGTTGCGCGCTGGGCGCAGGTACACCTGCGATGGTTGCAAAAGGCACGCAAGGATCAGACGCATGCCGCCGTCCTGAAAGCGCTCGTCTCATGGGGAGACGAAGCTGGTGAAGAGAGGATGTGGTGGGGGTGCGCTTTCAGGCCCTACTAGGAGGAGTTCATATGCTGAAAGAGTCATCCCAGTGTGATGCTCTGCCGAAGCACCCGATTAAAAAAGCACTTAGCCCAATCCTCACCCGTCCCCCCGTCGCCTTTCTGGCAAGTTTCCCGCCGCGTGAATGCGGAATCGCTACCTTTACCAACGATCTGGCCGAAGCCATTGATAGCGCCAGTCAGCTTTCCCAGCCGAGCCAGGTCATCGCTATCAATCCTGGGGGGCCTCAGTATACCTATGGGCCTCGTGTTCGCTGGACGATTGAGCGAGATGACCCGGAGAGCTACCGACGGGCGGCGCGCGCCATCAACCGCTCGCGTGTGCAGCTTATCTCCATCCAGCATGAATATGGGCTGTTTGGTGGGGAATATGGCGAGTACCTGCTCTCGTTCATGCGCGCGCTGGAGAAACCCGCCGCGCTTACGATGCACACTGTTCTGGAGCATCCAGACCCGGCGATGCAACGGGTCACGGAGGAACTGGCACAGGCAGCTTCAGCCGTGGTTGTGCTGGCGGAGCGTGCCAGGGTGATTCTGTCGGAGTATTACCCGCGCGTTGATTTGCAGAAAGTACACTTTATTCCTCATGGCACGCCCGCAGTGGCCTACGAGGCGCCTGCGCGCTTTAAGAAGGCGCTCGGCTTAGAAGGGCGCACGCTGCTTGCCACCTTCGGGCTGTTGGGGCCTGATAAGGGTATTGAGTATGCGCTGGGCGCGCTGCCAGAGGTGTTGAAGCGGCATCCCGACGCGCTCTATCTGGTGCTGGGCGAGACGCATCCCGAACTACGCCGCCACAGCGGCGAGTCCTATCGGGAGTTGCTGGAAGC
This is a stretch of genomic DNA from Ktedonobacterales bacterium. It encodes these proteins:
- a CDS encoding glycosyltransferase family 4 protein — translated: MLKESSQCDALPKHPIKKALSPILTRPPVAFLASFPPRECGIATFTNDLAEAIDSASQLSQPSQVIAINPGGPQYTYGPRVRWTIERDDPESYRRAARAINRSRVQLISIQHEYGLFGGEYGEYLLSFMRALEKPAALTMHTVLEHPDPAMQRVTEELAQAASAVVVLAERARVILSEYYPRVDLQKVHFIPHGTPAVAYEAPARFKKALGLEGRTLLATFGLLGPDKGIEYALGALPEVLKRHPDALYLVLGETHPELRRHSGESYRELLEARVKELGLQDHVRFYKRYLNRTELVEFLQATDIYVIPYLNPYQIASGTLSYAVASGKTVVSTPFIHAQELLSEGRGMLARFRDSASLAVAINTLLDQPALRAQMERAAYSYGKRMHWSAVGRSYCRLFQRLADVSSEWLAEPTRASAHVGVLSRRAVPSLPGSSSKRPGRSVAGSGEASLVL